Within Alphaproteobacteria bacterium, the genomic segment AATTGTGCCCGGTTATTAATGGTCGCGGCTTGCCGGCTGGCGTTTTGCGTGGTGGTGGTGCTAAGGACCAAGGCGCCTGCCGTTACGGCCAGAATGGCGAACACATATCCGAGAGCAAAACCAGCGGATTTTCTGCGGTTTAGGGTACGAAATGCGACCATCTTAATTCCCCTTTTTATAAAATTATTTAAAATCAAATACTTAAAAATCACAAATGCGTGATAATATACCACCGGTATATTACTGATTAGGATACAACGTTTATATTACATTTTCGTGACGTATAACGTTTTATAAACCCGCATTGCCCAATAATTTAAAGGAATTTTGTTAATAAATAGCCAAAACAAGGTATTGGCATAAGCAAACAAGGAATTTTCCCTGGATTGCGTGGTATATATAGGTGTGCTACGCCAATACGAAGAAATTCATTAATCATTATTAAGAAGGTAGGCTTATGTCCGACATTAAGACCCGTCTCAGCAATGCTGTAAAAGAATCCATGAAAGCGCGCAATGAACACCGTACCACTACTTTGCGCATGGTGATCTCGGAAATTAAAAAACGCGATATCGATAACGAGATTAAGGGCAAACCGGCCTTGAACGATACCGAGGCAATGGCGGTTTTGCTAACTCTGGTAAAACAGCGCAAGGAAAGCGCGACAACTTTTATTCAAGGCGGCCGTCAGGAATTGGCGGATAAAGAAAATTTGGAAATCGCCATGATCGAAGAATTCTTGCCAAAGCAATTGGACGAATCCGAAGCAAAGGCGAAAATCAAGGCGATCATCGCCGAAGTCGGCGCCAGCTCGGCCAAGGATATGGGCAAGGTCATGGGCGTTGTCAAAGAACGCCTGGCCGGACAGGTTGATATGACCAAGGTCAGCGGCTGGGTGAAAGAAAGTTTGGCGGCATAATGGCCGGAAATTTTCCGCAAAATTTTTTAGACGAGCTGCGTAACCGCACCTCGATTGCGGAACTTATTGGGCGCAGCGTGAAATTGACGCGCAAAGGGCGGGAATTTTCCGGACTGTGCCCGTTTCATTCCGAAAAAACGCCCAGCTTCACCGTATCGGAAGAAAAGCAATTTTATCATTGCTTCGGTTGC encodes:
- a CDS encoding GatB/YqeY domain-containing protein yields the protein MSDIKTRLSNAVKESMKARNEHRTTTLRMVISEIKKRDIDNEIKGKPALNDTEAMAVLLTLVKQRKESATTFIQGGRQELADKENLEIAMIEEFLPKQLDESEAKAKIKAIIAEVGASSAKDMGKVMGVVKERLAGQVDMTKVSGWVKESLAA